The Megalobrama amblycephala isolate DHTTF-2021 linkage group LG20, ASM1881202v1, whole genome shotgun sequence genome includes a window with the following:
- the znf668 gene encoding zinc finger protein 668 yields the protein MASPQPGSPPTAEQYTPPPSETEPNKEQDNSSEQPTRRRGKGRQPKTLHTFKCSTCQEVFTSPSALQSHKLSAHGKDKQQQYTCGKCTKTFSSRAQLSKHQRSHSAQRPFQCPQCHKAYKTHTELRNHSRSHTGEKPFVCFDCGKAFMQAICLRIHMTQHSGERPHSCPHCSKSYPTLSKLKVHQRSHTGEKPYFCSECGKSFADPSVYRKHRRNHQGHRPYVCSDCGKSYTELKDLKNHQRSHTGEKPYLCSDCGKAFSRSSSLACHLRIHSKSKPYQCEQCGKGFTQLSSYQSHLRTHSGEKPFLCPQCGKMFSDPSSFRRHQRAHQGFKPYPCDKCTKRFRQPADLAVHQRVHSGQRPYKCQRCDKAFVASWDLRRHMLVHSGLRPFSCTECGKSFTERSSLNKHRRVHSGERPYKCQLCFKSFVVSSSLRKHERTHLSERPLQVQATPEPAQMFPTTLPQFSCSHCDMIFGTWEEVQAHTSLHTISPPSDSTVSALPISPYVCVTCQAEFVQLADMQAHEKLHPKPRPHVCDQCGKGFLNKAGLRKHQRIHSTSRPHCCAVCGKAFLFAAYLRKHLRTHRDTDSSSSMPQTDIVHSQPLPSPPSAASPSESEPTAISLTVPVTVPVSAFQTMPAHVYIDKEEGL from the coding sequence ATGGCTTCACCCCAACCAGGTAGCCCACCAACTGCAGAGCAGTATACACCACCACCTTCTGAGACAGAGCCCAACAAAGAACAAGACAACTCATCAGAACAGCCTACGAGAAGAAGAGGCAAAGGGAGACAGCCAAAAACTCTGCACACTTTTAAATGCTCAACCTGTCAGGAGGTCTTTACCAGCCCTTCAGCTCTACAGAGCCACAAGCTGTCAGCACATGGTAAAGACAAACAGCAGCAGTACACCTGCGGTAAGTGCACCAAGACGTTCTCCAGCCGAGCACAGCTTTCCAAGCATCAGCGTTCCCACTCTGCTCAGCGTCCGTTCCAGTGCCCACAGTGCCATAAGGCTTATAAGACTCATACAGAGTTACGCAACCACAGCCGTTCACACACAGGAGAGAaaccatttgtttgttttgactGTGGCAAGGCATTTATGCAGGCCATTTGCCTGCGTATCCACATGACGCAACACAGCGGCGAGAGGCCCCACTCTTGCCCTCACTGCTCTAAGAGTTATCCCACATTATCAAAACTCAAAGTGCACCAACGATCACACACTGGGGAGAAGCCTTACTTTTGTTCCGAGTGCGGGAAGAGTTTTGCCGACCCTTCAGTGTACCGCAAGCATCGGCGTAATCACCAAGGCCACCGGCCATATGTTTGCAGCGACTGTGGTAAATCGTACACCGAGCTGAAGGACTTGAAAAACCATCAGCGCTCGCACACGGGCGAAAAGCCTTACCTGTGCTCTGACTGCGGCAAAGCCTTCTCCCGGTCGTCCTCTTTGGCATGCCACTTGCGAATCCACTCCAAGAGCAAGCCGTACCAGTGTGAGCAGTGCGGCAAAGGTTTTACTCAGCTGTCTTCGTACCAGTCCCACCTTCGCACCCACTCTGGCGAAAAACCCTTCTTGTGTCCACAGTGCGGCAAGATGTTCTCAGATCCCTCTAGCTTCCGCCGACACCAACGGGCGCATCAAGGATTCAAGCCGTACCCTTGTGATAAGTGCACTAAGAGGTTTCGGCAGCCGGCGGACCTTGCGGTGCATCAGCGTGTGCACTCCGGTCAGCGGCCCTACAAATGCCAACGTTGCGATAAAGCATTCGTCGCTTCTTGGGACCTGCGGCGCCACATGCTAGTGCACTCCGGGCTGCGGCCTTTTTCTTGCACTGAGTGTGGCAAGTCGTTTACGGAGCGTTCCAGTCTGAACAAACACAGAAGGGTGCATTCAGGGGAGCGTCCTTACAAATGCCAGCTGTGCTTCAAGTCGTTTGTTGTGTCATCAAGTTTGCGCAAGCATGAGAGGACGCACTTATCCGAGAGGCCGTTACAGGTCCAGGCCACTCCTGAACCGGCTCAAATGTTTCCCACCACCCTTCCCCAATTCTCCTGCTCTCACTGTGATATGATATTCGGGACGTGGGAGGAAGTGCAGGCCCATACCAGCCTTCACACTATCTCTCCACCGTCTGATTCTACAGTTTCAGCTTTACCTATCAGTCCTTACGTTTGTGTGACCTGCCAGGCAGAGTTTGTTCAGCTGGCTGATATGCAGGCACACGAGAAACTGCACCCCAAGCCACGACCCCACGTTTGTGACCAGTGCGGTAAGGGTTTTCTGAATAAAGCCGGGCTTCGCAAACACCAGCGCATCCATTCAACCAGTCGGCCGCATTGCTGCGCTGTTTGCGGAAAGGCTTTTCTTTTTGCCGCCTACCTACGCAAACACTTGCGCACCCACCGTGACACAGATTCGTCATCTTCCATGCCTCAGACTGACATAGTGCACAGCCAACCCCTGCCATCCCCACCAAGTGCCGCGTCACCGTCGGAATCCGAGCCCACCGCTATTTCCCTGACTGTCCCAGTCACTGTGCCGGTGTCTGCATTTCAGACAATGCCAGCCCATGTATATATAGACAAGGAAGAGGGGCTCTGA
- the znf646 gene encoding zinc finger protein 646 produces MAMQEPGRTKGFSCKHCGVVCASMPSLLEHTDTFHQSEEERKFKCEECGRGYRHAGSLANHRKTHEVGSFQCHICSRKLSNALALKSHLRIHTSRKKYSCTECGKAFRLATQLVTHQKVHRNKESRVRTNNVAKSHIESGYKDDELLQLDDVDFDIMPDLQPDMKLNIAPMSSLCNGAVSEHISNSTPESDTAAEDDAGDRPFKCDLCDKTYRHHGSLINHKKTHQMGLFECPVCFKQFNNLAALISHQRIHSKTRGRLSAQNSKAALTDCKQELAPHVMPQNGDANIHFCHLCQVTFANDDDFQNHILLHNSSSVSFELPTNLSEEHNFSYNDSVTHSPETNPYPPTSDTPPLPPLLSKVVDYDQSDGPMENGHMYLPNTFNDNSLTLHAQGQPMALPSENLNPDCSAQGLDNIKVEDADSSDRRFRCHICGKSYRHAGSLINHKRSHQTGIFQCSICRKSYPHLAALRSHLRIHKGRPTSLPASSEGDWLSSEPLTHENQQGCFPSHEGDVSGILGLPQDLVDSVQHDSDEEYVNETNATEFHEQFDNSFPDEHLPQDEHLMERHMCADCGKTFTDIAGIKSHMCPLLNQQYQTMTNDSSGHMDFHNTKHQHFLGQSGEDIGFEGHNGSAAESYFRQQTFHDNIHNQMSDSEDHAECEDGEEEDDGEMYHCSVCGNHYTSMRALRSHLRGHTQTHAAPSASGPSSVSPLEVKRDEQSENQQSECSLIICSTCGESFTKKQDLQAHQLLHSNIEGNPPEQFVTDHQNELKPKVEMEGIICGKCGISCSDLYHLNNHNCTGQRDGQVEEKCEEKPLLRNAFQQEVSQESPHDGERQYKCDQCGRSYRHAGSLLNHKKSHKTGVFRCFVCQKRFYNLLALKNHQRTHFDVKKHSCTECGKAFKIYKQLLNHQRVHQENKAKIEELNKQIQTLMQMSGNASGSGMQALNFSRRRMSRRHKQRQTSNGDQSSQEKEGHMGDPRDPRPFVCDQCGRSYRHAGSLVNHKNSHKTGEYYCALCNNTYSNQLAMKNHLRIHFSVKRYRCQECGKAFRGNKQLLNHTCSTTKRKAAARGKVRGHKQEKDLKCKHCRLVFPDKELLEGHTCCKETVPDSVPPGKVDGDTESTALEKEERPFKCNICSRSYRHAGSLLNHKNTHKTGHFTCSFCAKPFSNPMALRNHTRIHTQKKKYVCPTCGKAFRLSSILYNHQKIHARGITHYSCQTCGKRFQGKSGLKRHRCYRNGNPNSTVNQDGVDKCYTCDQCGRSYRHAGSLLNHKKTHSADLLHCTLCLKTFTDPLDLESHSQMARHCCPDCGKTFCEFSHMQSHMEVHSKGLPYYCNMCQQNFPNLASFHQHQELHGSLQGQSDHEEGMQMQQDLDWDSTLDQQIGIQSLPKIDSAFGQVHGFPEPQDQQESSEEYGREEKSHVCEHCGRTYRHAGSLLNHKNSHKTGSFFCSVCQKEFSNLMALKNHRRIHTEPKRYQCLECGKAFRVSTQLICHRRIHTKEKPFSCLLCDKRFSSKSNLRHHQKMHQNTQQTYETSFNMDDNALMGLGVDPFL; encoded by the exons ATGGCTATGCAAGAGCCAGGCCGGACCAAAGGCTTTTCGTGTAAACATTGTGGTGTAGTATGTGCAAGCATGCCCAGTCTTTTGGAGCATACGGACACTTTTCATCAGTCAGAAGAGGAACGCAAGTTCAAATGTGAGGAATGTGGACGAGGCTACAGGCATGCTGGCAGCTTGGCTAACCACAGAAAAACACACGAGGTTGGCTCTTTTCAGTGTCATATATGCTCCAGGAAGCTCTCCAATGCATTGGCTCTCAAAAGCCACCTGCGCATCCACACATCCAGAAAGAAATATTCTTGCACAGAATGCGGAAAGGCTTTTCGTCTGGCAACTCAGCTGGTCACCCATCAAAAGGTCCATCGCAATAAAGAGTCTCGAGTCAGGACAAACAATGTTGCAAAAAGTCACATTGAAAGTGGTTATAAAGATGATGAGTTGCTGCAACTAGATGATGTGGATTTTGACATTATGCCCGATTTGCAGCCAGACATGAAGCTGAATATTGCTCCAATGAGCAGCCTTTGTAATGGTGCAGTGTCCGAACACATTTCAAACTCCACCCCAGAAAGTGACACGGCAGCGGAAGATGATGCTGGAGACAGGCcgtttaaatgtgatttatgTGATAAGACATACAGACATCATGGCAGCCTCATAAATCATAAGAAAACTCACCAAATGGGATTATTTGAGTGTCCGGTCTGTTTTAAACAGTTCAACAATCTTGCTGCCCTTATTAGTCACCAGCGAATCCATAGTAAAACCCGAGGCCGTCTCAGTGCACAGAACTCTAAAGCGGCCCTCACAGACTGCAAGCAAGAACTTGCCCCTCATGTTATGCCACAGAATGGTGATGctaatatacatttttgtcaCCTTTGTCAGGTTACTTTTGCTAATGATGATGACTTTCAAAATCATATTCTGTTGCACAACTCCTCTTCTGTGTCCTTTGAGCTCCCTACCAATTTGTCAGAGGAGCACAATTTCTCGTACAATGATAGTGTTACTCATTCCCCAGAGACTAATCCTTATCCCCCCACTAGTGACACTCCACCATTGCCTCCGTTACTCAGTAAAGTTGTTGATTATGACCAATCAGATGGGCCAATGGAAAATGGTCATATGTATCTACCCAACACTTTCAATGATAATTCATTGACTCTACATGCTCAGGGACAGCCAATGGCCCTACCATCAGAGAACCTCAACCCTGATTGTTCAGCACAAGGTCTTGATAACATCAAAGTTGAAGATGCTGACAGTTCCGATCGCCGCTTCAGGTGCCACATCTGTGGCAAAAGTTACAGGCATGCAGGCAGTCTTATAAATCACAAACGATCGCATCAAACCGGGATCTTTCAGTGTTCCATCTGCCGCAAGAGCTACCCACATTTGGCGGCTCTGCGGAGCCACCTTCGGATTCATAAGGGAAGACCCACATCGTTGCCTGCTAGTTCTGAGGGTGACTGGCTTTCCTCAGAGCCCTTAACACATGAGAACCAACAGGGCTGCTTTCCATCACATGAGGGAGATGTGAGTGGAATATTAGGCCTTCCTCAGGACCTGGTAGACTCTGTGCAGCATGATTCTGATGAGGAGTATGTGAACGAGACAAATGCTACTGAATTTCATGAGCAGTTTGACAATTCCTTCCCAGATGAGCACCTACCTCAGGACGAACACCTCATGGAGAGGCACATGTGTGCAGACTGTGGTAAGACATTTACTGATATCGCAGGAATCAAGTCACACATGTGTCCTCTCCTGAATCAGCAGTATCAGACCATGACGAATGACTCATCTGGTCACATGGACTTTCACAACACAAAGCATCAACATTTCTTAGGACAGTCAGGTGAGGATATTGGTTTTGAGGGACACAATGGCAGTGCAGCTGAGTCTTATTTTAGACAGCAGACCTTTCATGACAACATTCATAATCAGATGAGTGACAGCGAAGATCATGCTGAGTGTGAAGACGGTGAAGAAGAGGATGATGGAGAGATGTATCACTGCTCAGTTTGTGGGAATCACTATACTAGCATGCGTGCACTGCGAAGCCATCTCCGAGGCCACACTCAAACTCATGCCGCACCTTCAGCATCTGGCCCATCATCTGTGTCACCTCTGGAGGTCAAGAGAGATGAACAGAGTGAAAATCAGCAGAGTGAATGCAGCCTGATTATCTGCAGTACTTGTGGAGAGAGCTTCACAAAGAAACAGGACCTACAAGCCCACCAGCTCTTGCATAGCAATATAGAAGGTAATCCGCCAGAACAGTTTGTAACGGACCACCAGAATGAGCTCAAACCAAAAGTGGAAATGGAAGGTATTATTTGTGGGAAATGCGGCATAAGCTGCAGCGATCTTTATCACCTCAATAACCACAACTGCACGGGACAACGAGATGGACAAGTGGAGGAGAAATGTGAGGAGAAACCGCTTCTTAGAAATGCATTTCAACAAGAAGTTTCACAGGAGAGTCCACATGATGGAGAACGACAGTACAAGTGTGACCAATGCGGTCGTTCGTACAGACATGCTGGATCATTGCTCAATCATAAGAAATCTCATAAAACTGGAGTGTTTCGCTGCTTTGTTTGCCAAAAGCGTTTTTATAATTTGTTGGCCCTCAAGAATCACCAGAGGACACACTTCGATGTTAAAaa GCATAGTTGCACAGAATGTGGGAAAGCATTCAAAATCTATAAACAACTATTGAACCACCAGAGGGTACATCAGGAAAACAAGGCTAAGATTGAAGAGCTCAACAAACAAATTCAGACACTCATGCAGATGAGTGGAAATGCCTCAGGGAGTGGAATGCAGGCACTTAATTTCAGCAGAAGGAGAATGAGCAGACGCCATAAGCAACGGCAGACCTCTAACGGTGATCAGTCTAGCCAAGAAAAGGAGGGCCATATGGGAGATCCCAGGGACCCTCGGCCTTTTGtctgtgatcaatgtgggagaAGCTATCGGCATGCAGGAAGCTTGGTCAACCACAAAAACTCCCACAAGACAGGTGAATATTACTGTGCTTTGTGCAACAACACTTACTCCAACCAGCTAGCAATGAAGAACCATTTACGAATACACTTTTCCGTCAAAAGATACCGTTGCCAAGAATGTGGAAAGGCCTTCAGAGGAAACAAACAGTTACTCAACCACACTTGTTCGACCACTAAAAGAAAAGCAGCAGCAAGAGGAAAGGTCAGGGGCCACAAACAAGAAAAGGATTTAAAATGCAAGCATTGCCGTCTTGTATTTCCAGATAAGGAACTACTTGAAGGACACACCTGTTGCAAAGAGACTGTCCCTGATTCTGTCCCCCCAGGAAAAGTAGATGGTGACACTGAGAGTACGGCCCTAGAAAAAGAGGAACGACCATTCAAGTGTAACATTTGCAGTCGAAGTTACCGTCATGCCGGTAGCTTGTTGAACCAtaagaacacacacaaaacaggCCATTTCACCTGCTCCTTCTGTGCCAAGCCCTTTTCCAATCCCATGGCTTTACGAAACCACACACGCATTCACACGCAGAAGAAAAAGTATGTCTGTCCTACTTGTGGTAAAGCTTTCCGTCTCTCCAGTATCCTGTACAACCATCAAAAAATCCATGCACGTGGAATAACTCATTACAGCTGCCAAACGTGTGGCAAACGCTTCCAGGGAAAGTCTGGGCTAAAGAGACATCGCTGTTACCGAAACGGAAATCCGAACTCTACTGTAAATCAAGATGGGGTGGACAAATGCTATAC ATGTGATCAATGCGGACGCTCTTATAGACACGCCGGTTCCCTTCTCAACCACAAGAAGACTCATTCTGCTGACCTCCTGCACTGCACTCTCTGCCTCAAAACATTCACAGATCCTCTGGATTTAGAGAGCCACTCTCAAATGGCTCGCCACTGCTGCCCAGATTGCGGGAAAACCTTCTGTGAGTTTTCACACATGCAGAGCCACATGGAGGTGCATAGTAAGGGACTCCCCTATTACTGCAACATGTGTCAACAGAACTTCCCAAACCTGGCTAGTTTTCATCAGCACCAGGAACTCCATGGCAGCTTACAAGGGCAGTCAGACCATGAGGAAGGTATGCAGATGCAGCAGGATTTAGACTGGGACTCAACACTGGACCAGCAGATAGGAATTCAGAGCCTTCCTAAGATCGATTCAGCTTTCGGCCAAGTGCACGGATTCCCTGAGCCGCAAGACCAGCAGGAAAGTAGCGAGGAATACGGTAGGGAGGAGAAGAGTCATGTGTGTGAGCATTGTGGGCGCACTTACCGCCACGCTGGTTCACTGCTCAACCATAAGAACAGCCACAAGACCGGCTCCTTCTTCTGCTCGGTCTGCCAAAAGGAGTTCTCCAATCTCATGGCACTGAAGAATCACCGACGCATTCACACAGAACCCAAACGTTATCAGTGCCTAGAGTGTGGCAAGGCCTTCCGGGTCTCCACCCAGCTTATCTGCCACAGGCGCATCCACACCAAAGAGAAGCCCTTCTCTTGCCTCCTTTGCGACAAGCGTTTCTCTAGCAAGTCCAACCTCCGGCATCATCAGAAGATGCATCAGAATACCCAACAGACATACGAGACCTCCTTCAATATGGATGATAACGCATTAATGGGACTGGGTGTGGACCCTTTCCTCTGA